One window of the Allorhizobium ampelinum S4 genome contains the following:
- a CDS encoding HAMP domain-containing methyl-accepting chemotaxis protein — translation MSFLDNLKIKTKILSVVVSICALGIGASVMLSQGLNAVDKEYSAFIDQDAGSLMMVARSSQRLMALGYDAYQILVYDDSSPEIVRAKKDYDESVKRIIAMIDEAIALDPAKADRLAAIRTRYEAIITITSKVIDLDAKKQDTEARDELRQADKLIAETADETRRWVVDGAKELSDKSTLISNETRNTIIATLGGLFVAFILAIFAALWIISHGITRPIERLRLRMIALAKGETRAEIDGAGRGDELGQMAAAVAVFRDNALDRERLEAEAEASRGLSEKERAERDAQRAKDAADTKFAVDALAEGLTRLADGDVSYRIAVPFVAGLDGLRSNFNSSVQKLQQALVTVRQNARGIDAGANEIRSAADDLSHRTEQQAASVEETAAALEQITTTVKDSTRRAEEAGILVSKTRDGAERSGDVVRKAVAAMQEIERSSGEISNIIGVIDEIAFQTNLLALNAGVEAARAGEAGKGFAVVAQEVRELAQRSANAAKDIKGLIVSSGQQVQAGVQLVAETGSSLETIVGEVQEINRHVTAIVEAAREQSVGLQEINTAVNTMDQGTQQNAAMVEQTTAASHSLAKEAATLSDLLSRFKLEDHGKVVAFEQTNDVSASRPAPSPARKLTEKLRGAFHGSAAVKEKDWQDF, via the coding sequence ATGTCATTTCTCGACAATCTGAAAATTAAAACGAAGATTTTGTCTGTTGTGGTTTCAATCTGTGCATTGGGCATTGGCGCTTCTGTCATGCTGTCGCAAGGCTTGAATGCGGTTGATAAGGAATATTCCGCTTTTATTGATCAGGACGCAGGCTCGCTGATGATGGTGGCGCGTTCAAGCCAGAGGCTGATGGCACTCGGCTATGACGCCTACCAAATCTTGGTTTATGACGATTCAAGTCCGGAAATCGTCAGGGCGAAAAAGGACTATGATGAGAGCGTTAAGCGCATTATCGCCATGATCGATGAGGCAATCGCCCTTGATCCTGCGAAGGCCGACCGGCTCGCTGCAATTCGTACACGGTATGAGGCGATCATCACGATAACATCCAAAGTCATTGACCTGGATGCTAAAAAACAAGATACCGAAGCCCGCGACGAATTAAGGCAGGCAGACAAGCTGATCGCCGAGACAGCTGACGAGACCCGCCGATGGGTGGTCGATGGTGCAAAAGAACTGTCTGATAAAAGTACGTTGATCTCGAATGAGACGCGCAATACAATTATTGCCACGCTTGGCGGCCTGTTTGTGGCGTTCATCCTGGCGATTTTTGCCGCTTTGTGGATCATCTCCCATGGTATTACCCGACCGATCGAACGGTTGCGGCTGCGTATGATTGCTCTTGCCAAGGGCGAAACGCGCGCGGAAATCGATGGCGCCGGACGCGGCGATGAACTCGGGCAGATGGCCGCCGCCGTGGCGGTGTTCCGAGACAATGCGCTGGACCGTGAGCGTCTTGAAGCCGAGGCCGAGGCCAGCCGTGGCTTGTCGGAAAAGGAACGCGCCGAGCGCGACGCGCAACGAGCCAAGGATGCCGCCGACACCAAATTTGCTGTGGATGCTCTGGCAGAGGGTCTGACGCGCCTGGCTGATGGGGATGTCAGCTACCGTATTGCCGTGCCATTCGTGGCTGGCCTTGATGGCTTGCGGTCGAATTTCAACAGCTCTGTCCAGAAGTTGCAGCAGGCGCTGGTGACCGTCAGGCAGAATGCGCGTGGCATAGATGCAGGCGCTAATGAAATCCGCTCTGCCGCTGACGATCTTTCGCATCGGACGGAACAGCAGGCGGCTTCCGTGGAAGAAACGGCAGCGGCACTGGAGCAGATTACCACGACGGTCAAGGATTCGACCCGGCGCGCCGAAGAAGCTGGCATTCTGGTGTCCAAAACACGCGATGGTGCGGAACGCTCCGGCGATGTTGTGCGCAAGGCGGTTGCCGCCATGCAGGAGATCGAAAGATCCTCTGGCGAAATCAGCAATATCATTGGTGTTATCGATGAGATCGCTTTTCAGACCAATCTTCTGGCGCTGAATGCTGGTGTTGAGGCCGCCCGTGCCGGTGAAGCTGGCAAGGGTTTTGCCGTGGTGGCGCAAGAGGTGCGCGAACTGGCGCAACGCTCCGCCAATGCGGCAAAGGACATCAAGGGTCTGATCGTCTCTTCAGGCCAGCAGGTGCAGGCCGGGGTGCAGCTGGTGGCTGAAACCGGCTCTTCGCTCGAAACCATTGTCGGTGAGGTCCAGGAAATCAACCGGCATGTCACCGCGATAGTCGAGGCCGCACGCGAGCAATCGGTCGGACTTCAGGAGATCAATACGGCAGTCAATACCATGGACCAGGGTACGCAGCAGAATGCTGCCATGGTGGAGCAGACAACGGCGGCAAGCCACAGCCTTGCCAAAGAGGCTGCAACGTTGAGCGACCTGCTGTCGCGCTTCAAGCTGGAAGATCATGGCAAGGTAGTTGCGTTCGAGCAGACGAATGACGTTTCCGCGTCTCGCCCCGCACCGTCGCCTGCCCGGAAATTGACGGAAAAGCTCCGGGGCGCCTTTCATGGATCGGCTGCCGTAAAAGAGAAGGATTGGCAGGATTTTTGA
- a CDS encoding glutamate synthase subunit beta has translation MGKVTGFMEIDRQVAKYQPASDRIRHFREFTIPMSEPEVQKQAARCMDCGIPYCHGPTGCPVHNQIPDWNDLVYNGKWEEAIRNLHSTNNFPEFTGRVCPAPCEEACTLNLEDAPVSIKTVEQAIADKAYELGFIVPQPATIHTGKKVAIIGSGPSGMAAAQQLGRAGHDVYVYERETKPGGLLRYGIPDFKMEKNFIDRRVEQMKGEGVTFHCGVNVGVDVTVEKLLADYDAVLYCGGSETPREAGIPGVDLHGVYDAMPYLVQQNRRVGRENIDSVGWPSEPIIAGGKHVVVVGGGDTASDCVGTAFRQGAVKVTQLDIRPRPPQTEDKLAVWPFWATKMRTSSSQAEGAVREFQVGTLGFVGEDGMLTGVKCCQVDDRRQPIAGSEFIIKADLAFIAIGFSGPFTDSVVKELDGKLDLNTDRRGSTNVIANDKDYRTSVDKFWAAGDVRRGQSLVVWAIREGRQAARAIDEALMGVTVLPR, from the coding sequence ATGGGCAAGGTTACAGGTTTCATGGAAATCGACCGGCAGGTGGCGAAGTATCAGCCGGCCTCCGACCGCATCCGGCATTTCCGCGAATTCACCATTCCGATGTCGGAACCGGAAGTACAGAAGCAGGCGGCGCGCTGCATGGATTGCGGCATTCCCTATTGCCACGGCCCGACCGGCTGTCCGGTGCATAACCAGATCCCCGACTGGAACGATCTGGTTTATAACGGCAAGTGGGAAGAGGCGATCCGCAACCTGCATTCCACCAATAATTTCCCTGAGTTTACCGGGCGTGTTTGCCCGGCGCCCTGCGAGGAAGCCTGCACGCTGAACCTGGAGGATGCGCCGGTTTCGATCAAGACCGTTGAGCAGGCCATCGCCGACAAGGCCTATGAGCTGGGCTTCATCGTGCCGCAACCGGCCACGATCCATACCGGCAAGAAGGTGGCGATCATTGGGTCTGGCCCGTCAGGCATGGCCGCTGCCCAGCAGCTTGGCCGCGCCGGGCATGACGTGTATGTCTATGAGCGCGAAACCAAGCCGGGCGGTCTGCTGCGCTACGGCATTCCTGATTTCAAGATGGAGAAGAACTTCATCGACCGCCGCGTCGAGCAGATGAAGGGTGAGGGCGTCACCTTCCATTGTGGCGTCAATGTCGGTGTCGATGTAACGGTGGAAAAGCTGTTGGCCGATTACGATGCCGTCCTCTATTGCGGCGGCTCGGAAACCCCACGCGAAGCCGGCATTCCTGGCGTCGACCTGCACGGCGTCTATGATGCCATGCCCTATCTAGTCCAGCAGAACCGCCGGGTGGGCCGTGAAAACATCGACAGCGTTGGCTGGCCGTCCGAGCCGATCATCGCCGGTGGCAAGCATGTCGTGGTGGTCGGCGGCGGCGATACGGCGTCTGACTGCGTCGGCACGGCTTTCCGCCAGGGCGCTGTGAAGGTTACCCAGCTCGACATCCGTCCGCGTCCGCCGCAGACGGAAGACAAGCTGGCCGTCTGGCCGTTCTGGGCCACCAAGATGCGCACCTCCTCCAGCCAGGCCGAAGGCGCTGTGCGCGAGTTCCAGGTGGGAACGCTCGGATTCGTTGGCGAAGACGGCATGCTGACCGGTGTCAAATGCTGCCAGGTGGATGATCGTCGCCAGCCGATTGCCGGTTCGGAATTCATCATCAAGGCCGATCTCGCCTTCATCGCCATCGGCTTTTCCGGCCCCTTCACCGACAGCGTCGTCAAGGAGTTGGACGGAAAGCTGGACCTCAATACCGACCGGCGCGGCTCGACCAACGTCATCGCCAATGACAAGGACTACCGCACCTCTGTCGATAAATTCTGGGCAGCAGGCGACGTGCGCCGTGGCCAGTCACTGGTGGTCTGGGCGATCCGCGAAGGCCGCCAGGCAGCCCGCGCCATCGATGAAGCGCTGATGGGTGTCACAGTTCTTCCGCGCTGA
- a CDS encoding type II toxin-antitoxin system VapC family toxin, translating into MSYLFDTNAISEFIRNPDGKTAKKVAALKEGELRTSLIVAAELRYGAAKKGSERLVRLIETVLSEFEVMPWEAPADVHYAALRDSLSRRGQPIGDMDMLIAAHALALDAVLVTDNEREFSRVPGLKIENWLR; encoded by the coding sequence ATGAGTTACCTGTTCGATACCAACGCGATTTCGGAATTCATCCGAAATCCAGATGGCAAAACCGCGAAAAAGGTCGCTGCGCTTAAAGAGGGTGAATTGAGAACGAGCCTGATCGTGGCGGCCGAACTGAGATACGGGGCAGCCAAGAAGGGCTCAGAGCGTTTGGTCCGGCTCATCGAGACAGTTTTGTCCGAATTCGAGGTTATGCCTTGGGAGGCGCCGGCCGATGTTCACTATGCTGCGCTCAGGGACAGTCTGAGCCGCCGTGGGCAACCGATAGGCGATATGGATATGCTGATTGCGGCACATGCCCTCGCCTTGGATGCTGTGCTTGTGACGGATAATGAAAGAGAATTTTCCCGGGTTCCGGGATTGAAGATCGAGAATTGGCTGCGATAG
- a CDS encoding antitoxin, with amino-acid sequence MNGRSRAVRIPSDFDLSGDEVVIRQEADGVITIQSARQKRSPGGLIEWLRQAEPLGQDFPEIDDQPLQEIDLDLPE; translated from the coding sequence ATGAACGGGAGAAGTCGTGCTGTGCGGATACCAAGCGACTTCGATCTCTCCGGAGATGAAGTCGTCATCCGACAGGAGGCGGATGGCGTAATCACCATTCAATCCGCTCGCCAGAAGCGCTCACCAGGCGGGTTGATAGAGTGGCTTCGGCAAGCGGAACCGCTCGGCCAAGACTTTCCTGAGATAGATGATCAGCCTCTTCAGGAGATTGATCTGGATCTTCCCGAATGA
- the gltB gene encoding glutamate synthase large subunit, with protein sequence MTQMMPSEAIVAADATQATAGAGTLKRYGLPQKQGLYDPRNEHDACGVGFIAHMKGEKSHQIVRDGLFILENLTHRGAVGADPLMGDGAGILVQIPDRFFREEMAAQGVILPKAGEYAVGHFFFPADEEQIAHFKKVITDVCLTEGQHLLGYRDVPVDNSSLSKAPDIAATEPRQIQVFIGAGRDAATQDAFERRLFLLRKVISNRIYDEFGGQETGFYPVSLSSSTIVYKGMFLAYQVAAYYKDLADPRFESAVALVHQRFSTNTFPSWKLAHPYRMVAHNGEINTLRGNVNWMAARQASVSSPLFGDDISKLWPISYEGQSDTACFDNALEFLIRGGYSMAHAVMMLIPEAWAGNQLMSKERKAFYEYHAALMEPWDGPAAVAFTDGRQIGATLDRNGLRPARYLVTDDDRIIMASEAGTLPVPEEKIVKKWRLQPGKMLLIDMEKGRIVSDEEVKSDLAGSLPYREWLDRTQLILEDLKPVEPRALRRDVSLLDRQQAFGYTLEDTRILMSPMATTGQEAIGSMGTDTPISAMSSKSKLLYTYFKQNFAQVTNPPIDPIREELVMSLVSFIGPRPNILDHEGAARAKRLEVRQPILTNGDLEKIRSIGHTEDRFDTKTLDFTYDVERGAEGMPEMLDRLCERAEAAVRGGYNIIVLSDRQIGPDRIAIPALLATAAVHHHLIRKGLRTSVGLVVETGEPREVHHFCCLAGYGAEAINPYLAFDTLLDMHKHGEFPREVDASEVVYRYIKAVGKGILKVMSKMGISTYQSYCGAQIFDAIGLNSQLIDQYFFGTASNIEGIGLAEIAQETVARHHSAFGKDPILATSLDIGGEYAYRLRGENHAWSPDSIASLQHAVRGNSQERYREFAAMVNESALRMNSIRGLFKIKKATDQGRQPISVDEVEPAADIVKRFSTGAMSFGSISREAHTTLAIAMNRIGGKSNTGEGGEESDRYLPLFNGSPNPERSAIKQIASGRFGVTTEYLVNADMLQIKVAQGAKPGEGGQLPGHKVDATVAKTRHSTPGVGLISPPPHHDIYSIEDLAQLIYDLKNVNPAADVSVKLVSEVGVGTVAAGVAKARADHITVSGFDGGTGASPLTSLKHAGSPWEIGLAETQQTLVMNGLRSRVALQVDGGLKTGRDVIIGALLGADEFGFATAPLIAAGCIMMRKCHLNTCPVGVATQDPVLRKRFKGTPEHVINYFFFVAEEVREILASLGFAKLDDIIGASELLEKNDMLAHWKAEGLDFSKIFHKVEAPKEATYWTERQHHPIEDVLDRRLIEKSMPALESKQPVVFEVDIKNVDRSAGAMLSGELAKRWGHKGLKDDTVHVTLNGTAGQSFGAFLSRGITFDLVGDGNDYVGKGLSGGRIIVRPPENSRIAAEHSIIVGNTVLYGAIAGECYFRGVAGERFAVRNSGAIAVVEGVGDHGCEYMTGGVVVVLGETGRNFAAGMSGGVAYVLDEKGDFAKRCNMAMVELEPVPEEDDMLEKLHHHGGDLMHKGLVDVSEDMTRHDEERLYQLISNHLHYTGSNRAKQILDNWADYRPKFRKVMPVEYRRALEEMERMRMGVAAE encoded by the coding sequence ATGACGCAGATGATGCCATCCGAAGCAATCGTGGCGGCCGATGCGACGCAGGCGACAGCCGGTGCCGGTACGCTAAAGCGTTATGGTCTTCCGCAAAAGCAGGGCCTCTACGATCCGCGCAACGAGCATGATGCCTGCGGCGTCGGCTTTATCGCCCATATGAAGGGCGAGAAGTCGCACCAGATCGTCCGCGACGGCCTGTTCATTCTTGAAAACCTCACTCATCGCGGCGCGGTCGGCGCTGACCCGCTGATGGGAGACGGCGCTGGTATTCTGGTGCAGATCCCCGACCGGTTTTTCCGCGAAGAGATGGCTGCCCAGGGCGTCATTCTGCCCAAGGCTGGTGAATATGCCGTCGGACATTTCTTCTTCCCCGCCGATGAAGAGCAGATTGCCCATTTCAAGAAGGTGATCACCGATGTCTGTCTGACCGAGGGCCAGCACCTGCTTGGCTACCGCGACGTGCCGGTCGATAATTCCTCGCTGTCCAAGGCCCCGGATATTGCTGCAACTGAGCCGCGCCAGATTCAGGTGTTCATCGGTGCTGGCCGCGATGCCGCCACGCAGGACGCTTTTGAACGTCGCCTGTTCTTGCTGCGCAAGGTGATTTCCAACCGGATTTATGACGAGTTTGGCGGCCAGGAAACCGGCTTCTATCCGGTGTCGCTGTCGTCTTCGACCATCGTCTACAAGGGCATGTTCCTCGCCTATCAGGTGGCTGCTTATTATAAGGATCTCGCCGATCCGCGATTTGAATCGGCTGTGGCCCTGGTGCATCAGCGCTTTTCTACCAACACATTCCCGTCGTGGAAGCTGGCGCATCCCTACCGGATGGTCGCCCATAACGGCGAAATCAACACGCTGCGCGGCAATGTCAACTGGATGGCGGCCCGGCAGGCCTCTGTATCCTCGCCGCTGTTTGGCGATGACATTTCCAAGCTCTGGCCGATTTCCTATGAAGGCCAGTCGGATACCGCCTGTTTCGACAATGCGCTCGAATTCCTGATCCGTGGCGGCTATTCCATGGCCCATGCGGTGATGATGCTGATCCCGGAAGCCTGGGCTGGCAATCAGTTGATGAGCAAGGAGCGCAAGGCGTTTTACGAATACCATGCAGCCCTGATGGAGCCATGGGACGGCCCTGCCGCCGTGGCCTTCACGGATGGCCGCCAGATCGGCGCGACGCTGGACCGCAACGGGTTGCGTCCAGCCCGCTACCTGGTGACGGATGACGACCGGATCATCATGGCGTCGGAGGCTGGCACGCTGCCGGTGCCTGAAGAGAAGATCGTCAAGAAGTGGCGTTTGCAGCCGGGCAAGATGCTGCTGATCGACATGGAAAAGGGCCGGATCGTTTCCGATGAGGAGGTCAAGTCGGATCTGGCTGGCAGCCTTCCCTACCGGGAATGGCTGGATCGTACCCAGTTGATCCTCGAGGATCTGAAGCCGGTTGAGCCACGGGCGCTGCGCCGCGATGTGTCGCTGCTCGACCGCCAGCAGGCTTTCGGCTACACGCTGGAAGACACCCGCATCCTGATGTCGCCAATGGCGACCACCGGTCAGGAAGCCATCGGCTCGATGGGCACCGACACGCCGATTTCGGCGATGTCGTCGAAGTCGAAGCTGCTTTATACCTATTTCAAGCAGAATTTTGCCCAGGTCACCAACCCGCCGATCGATCCGATCCGCGAGGAGCTGGTGATGAGCCTGGTGTCCTTCATCGGCCCGCGCCCCAACATTCTCGATCATGAGGGGGCGGCCCGCGCCAAGCGGCTGGAAGTGCGCCAGCCGATCCTGACCAATGGCGATCTCGAAAAGATCCGCTCCATCGGCCATACCGAGGACCGCTTCGATACCAAGACGCTCGACTTCACCTATGATGTGGAGCGTGGCGCCGAAGGCATGCCCGAAATGCTCGACCGGCTCTGCGAGCGTGCCGAAGCTGCGGTGCGCGGCGGCTATAACATCATCGTGTTGTCGGACCGGCAAATCGGCCCGGATCGCATCGCCATTCCAGCGCTGCTGGCCACGGCTGCTGTGCATCATCACCTGATCCGCAAGGGCTTGCGCACCTCGGTCGGCCTGGTCGTCGAGACCGGCGAACCGCGCGAAGTGCATCATTTCTGCTGTCTGGCGGGCTATGGCGCGGAAGCCATCAACCCCTATCTGGCCTTCGACACACTGCTGGACATGCACAAGCATGGCGAATTCCCCAGGGAAGTCGATGCCAGCGAAGTGGTCTATCGCTATATCAAGGCGGTCGGTAAGGGCATTCTCAAGGTGATGTCCAAGATGGGCATTTCCACTTACCAGTCCTATTGCGGCGCGCAGATTTTCGATGCCATCGGGTTGAATTCGCAGCTGATCGATCAGTATTTCTTCGGCACAGCCTCCAACATTGAAGGCATTGGCCTTGCCGAGATTGCCCAGGAAACCGTGGCGCGCCATCATTCCGCCTTCGGCAAGGACCCGATCCTGGCGACCTCGCTGGATATCGGCGGCGAATATGCCTACCGCCTGCGCGGTGAAAACCATGCCTGGAGCCCGGATTCGATTGCCTCGCTGCAACATGCCGTGCGTGGCAATTCGCAGGAGCGCTACCGCGAATTCGCGGCAATGGTCAATGAAAGCGCCTTGCGGATGAACAGCATTCGCGGTCTGTTCAAGATCAAGAAGGCCACCGATCAGGGGCGCCAGCCGATTTCGGTTGATGAGGTCGAGCCGGCGGCTGACATCGTCAAGCGCTTCTCCACGGGCGCTATGTCATTCGGCTCGATCAGCCGCGAAGCGCACACGACGCTGGCCATCGCCATGAACCGGATTGGCGGCAAGTCCAACACCGGTGAGGGCGGCGAAGAAAGCGACCGTTACCTGCCCCTGTTCAACGGGTCGCCCAACCCGGAACGATCCGCCATCAAGCAGATCGCCTCTGGCCGGTTCGGCGTGACCACCGAATATCTCGTCAATGCCGATATGCTGCAAATCAAGGTGGCGCAGGGTGCCAAGCCCGGCGAGGGCGGACAATTGCCCGGCCACAAGGTGGATGCGACCGTTGCCAAGACCCGGCATTCAACGCCGGGCGTCGGCCTGATTTCGCCGCCGCCGCATCACGACATCTACTCCATCGAAGATCTGGCGCAGCTGATCTACGATCTGAAGAACGTCAACCCGGCAGCCGATGTTTCGGTCAAGCTGGTGTCGGAAGTCGGCGTCGGCACGGTGGCCGCAGGCGTTGCCAAGGCCCGTGCCGACCATATCACCGTGTCCGGCTTTGATGGCGGCACGGGTGCCTCGCCCTTGACCTCGCTGAAACACGCGGGCAGCCCTTGGGAAATCGGCCTGGCCGAAACCCAGCAGACGCTGGTCATGAACGGTCTTCGCTCGCGCGTTGCTTTGCAGGTTGATGGTGGTCTGAAGACCGGTCGTGACGTCATTATTGGCGCATTGCTCGGCGCTGACGAATTCGGTTTTGCCACCGCACCGCTGATTGCCGCAGGCTGCATCATGATGCGCAAGTGCCATCTCAACACCTGCCCGGTTGGCGTCGCCACCCAGGACCCGGTTTTGCGCAAGCGCTTCAAGGGTACGCCGGAACATGTCATCAACTACTTCTTCTTTGTCGCGGAAGAAGTGCGCGAAATCCTCGCCTCGCTGGGCTTTGCCAAGCTGGATGACATTATCGGTGCCTCGGAACTTCTGGAAAAGAATGACATGCTGGCCCATTGGAAGGCCGAGGGTCTCGACTTCTCGAAGATCTTCCACAAGGTCGAAGCGCCCAAGGAAGCCACCTACTGGACGGAGCGCCAGCATCATCCGATCGAAGATGTGCTGGACCGCCGGTTGATCGAAAAGTCGATGCCCGCGCTGGAAAGCAAACAGCCCGTGGTGTTCGAGGTCGATATCAAGAATGTGGATCGCTCAGCCGGTGCCATGCTGTCGGGTGAACTTGCCAAGCGCTGGGGCCACAAGGGTTTGAAGGACGACACTGTTCATGTGACGCTGAACGGCACGGCAGGCCAGTCCTTCGGGGCGTTTCTGTCGCGCGGCATCACCTTCGATCTGGTCGGTGACGGCAATGACTATGTCGGCAAGGGGCTATCCGGTGGCCGGATCATCGTGCGTCCGCCGGAAAACTCGAGGATTGCCGCCGAACACTCGATCATTGTCGGCAATACCGTGCTTTACGGTGCCATTGCCGGGGAATGCTATTTCCGCGGCGTGGCGGGCGAACGGTTCGCGGTGCGCAATTCCGGCGCGATTGCGGTTGTCGAAGGCGTGGGTGACCACGGCTGCGAATACATGACGGGCGGCGTGGTTGTGGTGCTGGGCGAAACCGGCCGCAACTTTGCAGCCGGCATGTCCGGCGGTGTGGCTTACGTCCTTGATGAAAAGGGCGATTTCGCCAAGCGCTGCAACATGGCGATGGTGGAACTGGAACCGGTGCCGGAAGAAGATGACATGCTGGAAAAGCTGCATCACCACGGCGGCGACTTGATGCATAAGGGTCTGGTGGACGTGTCGGAAGACATGACCCGCCATGACGAGGAGCGGCTCTATCAGCTGATCTCCAACCATCTGCATTATACGGGCTCGAACCGCGCGAAGCAGATCCTCGACAACTGGGCCGATTACCGTCCGAAATTCCGCAAGGTCATGCCGGTCGAATATCGCCGGGCGCTGGAGGAAATGGAACGGATGCGCATGGGCGTTGCCGCCGAATAG
- a CDS encoding threonine aldolase family protein: MFFASDNWAGAHPAIAESLMKEAAGYASAYGTSDLDRRVEAHFNEIFEREVSVFFVGTGTAANSLALASVARAGGVTFCHFDAHVNADEGGAPEYLANASRLYPVEGRDGKMSAAALHTAVSRFDTPSVHQGRPMAVTITQATEAGTIYTLDEIAAISAIARAKSLPLHMDGARFANALVALDATPAEMTWKRGVDILSFGGTKNGCWCVEAIVFFNPDMAEEMPYIRKRSAQLFSKTRFVSAQLEAYFKDDLWLDLARHANAMAERMRAGLSKNNKARLAWQTESNEVFAVIGKDAARQAEARGAKFYEWLAPRDEPGLVGQDNVLIRLVTSFATTEQDVDQFLDIL, from the coding sequence ATGTTCTTTGCATCCGATAATTGGGCCGGAGCCCATCCCGCCATTGCTGAAAGCCTGATGAAGGAAGCGGCGGGCTATGCCAGCGCCTATGGCACCAGCGATCTCGACCGGCGCGTCGAAGCGCATTTCAATGAGATTTTCGAGCGTGAGGTCTCGGTGTTCTTCGTTGGCACCGGCACGGCGGCCAATTCGCTGGCGCTGGCCAGTGTGGCGCGGGCCGGTGGCGTCACCTTCTGCCATTTCGACGCACATGTGAATGCCGACGAAGGTGGCGCGCCGGAATATCTGGCAAATGCCAGCCGGCTCTATCCGGTCGAAGGCCGCGACGGCAAGATGAGCGCGGCAGCCCTGCACACCGCCGTTTCGCGCTTTGACACGCCTTCCGTCCATCAGGGCCGGCCCATGGCGGTGACGATTACCCAGGCGACCGAAGCTGGCACCATTTATACACTGGACGAAATCGCCGCAATCAGCGCCATTGCCCGCGCCAAATCCCTGCCTCTGCACATGGACGGCGCCCGTTTTGCCAATGCGCTGGTAGCGCTCGATGCCACGCCCGCCGAAATGACCTGGAAGCGCGGTGTCGATATTCTCTCCTTCGGCGGAACCAAGAATGGCTGCTGGTGCGTGGAAGCCATCGTGTTCTTCAACCCCGACATGGCCGAGGAAATGCCCTATATCCGCAAGCGGTCTGCGCAGCTGTTTTCCAAGACCCGCTTCGTTTCCGCCCAGCTGGAAGCCTATTTCAAGGACGATCTGTGGCTGGATCTGGCCCGCCACGCCAATGCCATGGCTGAGCGAATGCGCGCCGGTCTCAGCAAAAACAACAAGGCCCGTCTGGCCTGGCAAACCGAGAGCAATGAAGTCTTTGCGGTGATCGGCAAGGATGCCGCCAGGCAGGCCGAGGCCCGCGGCGCGAAATTCTACGAATGGCTGGCACCCCGCGATGAGCCCGGATTGGTCGGTCAGGACAATGTGTTGATCCGGCTGGTAACAAGCTTTGCCACGACAGAGCAGGATGTCGATCAGTTTCTCGACATTCTCTAA
- a CDS encoding Hsp20 family protein, which translates to MRHVDFSPLYRSTVGFDRLFTMLDSLGQPDQAQSYPPYNIERTGDNTYRITMAVAGFDETELSIEAHAHVLAVKGEKAQEDQAEQTEFLYRGIAKRGFERRFQLADHVEVTNASLKNGLLHIDLLRNIPEAMKPRRIAIASEPVEAPKAIESRVV; encoded by the coding sequence ATGCGTCACGTTGATTTTTCCCCGCTCTATCGCTCCACCGTCGGCTTCGACCGCCTGTTCACCATGTTGGACAGCCTGGGTCAGCCGGATCAGGCCCAGAGCTATCCGCCCTATAATATCGAGCGGACGGGCGACAATACCTACCGGATCACCATGGCCGTTGCCGGCTTCGATGAAACCGAACTCAGCATCGAGGCCCATGCGCATGTGCTGGCGGTCAAGGGTGAGAAAGCCCAGGAAGACCAGGCCGAACAGACCGAGTTTCTGTATCGCGGCATTGCCAAGCGCGGGTTCGAGCGTCGTTTCCAGCTTGCCGACCATGTCGAGGTGACCAATGCCTCGCTGAAGAACGGCCTGCTGCATATCGATCTGCTGCGCAATATTCCCGAAGCCATGAAGCCGCGCCGCATCGCCATTGCCAGCGAACCGGTCGAGGCGCCCAAGGCGATTGAGTCTCGCGTCGTCTGA